From Opisthocomus hoazin isolate bOpiHoa1 chromosome 10, bOpiHoa1.hap1, whole genome shotgun sequence, a single genomic window includes:
- the ZNF710 gene encoding zinc finger protein 710 isoform X2: MDRFTECGTQTDAVVVLSLAQAAVLGLVSENELLGATVSPAGFFPGLGAELPDAAAAEPGEPEGEGQAAGDGQEEDALEAESSLEKHARRRKRPPVRLVPKVKCEKVEAEDEVPCQAPVPGDKESERQCGPPPREPGQEQTLQSSAVKMIDLGAFGRKPRRLRHLRRHARREPEVTEPAGAAQGGTAGALRTECPFEVGTPSPGEAEPAAPASPEAVKSEQGLAWQEPGELEAEAAGATSERSRKAQLDRLDINVQIDDSYLVEAGDRQKRWQCRMCEKSYTSKYNLVTHILGHNGIKPHSCPHCSKLFKQPSHLQTHLLTHQGTRPHKCEVCSKAFTQTSHLKRHMLLHTDIKPYSCRFCGRGFAYPSELKAHEGPTLYQCLECSKSFHYRSQLQNHMLKHQNVRPFVCTECGMEFSQIHHLKQHSLTHKGVKEFKCEVCGREFTLQANMKRHMLIHTSVRPYQCHICFKTFVQKQTLKTHMIVHSPVKPFKCKVCGKSFNRMYNLLGHMHLHAGSKPFKCPYCSSKFNLKGNLSRHMKVKHGVMDISLDSQDPMMDLAGADHAELDGQQEMDDFEEENSYGYGGVGNPPDEHALTEQAMKEMAYYNML, encoded by the exons ATGGATCGCTTCACCGAGTGCGGGACGCAGACGGACGCGGTGGTGGTGCTGTCGCTGGCGCAGGCTGCGGTGCTGGGCTTGGTGTCGGAGAATGAGCTGCTTGGGGCCACCGTCAGCCCCGCCGGCTTCTTCCCGGGGCTGGGAGCGGAGCTGCCGGACGCCGCCGCGGCAGAGCCCGGGGAGCCGGAGGGCGaggggcaggcggcgggggaCGGGCAGGAGGAGGACGCCTTGGAGGCAGAGAGCTCCCTGGAGAAGCACGCCCGGAGGAGGAAGCGGCCTCCGGTGAGGCTGGTGCCCAAGGTCAAGTGCGAGAAGGTGGAGGCGGAGGACGAGGTGCCGTGCCAAGCGCCCGTGCCCGGGGACAAGGAGAGCGAGCGGCAGTGCGGCCCCCCACCGCGGGAGCCCGGCCAGGAGCAGACCCTGCAGAGCAGTGCCGTGAAGATGATCGACCTCGGCGCCTTCGGCAGGAAGCCCCGGCGCCTGCGGCACCTGCGCCGGCACGCGCGCCGGGAGCCAGAGGTCACCGAGCCGGCGGGCGCAGCGCAGGGCGGCACGGCGGGGGCCCTGCGGACCGAGTGCCCCTTCGAGGTGGGCACCCCGTCCCCCGGCGAGGCAGAGCCCGCGGCGCCGGCGTCCCCCGAGGCGGTGAAGAGCGAGCAGGGCTTGGCGTGGCAGGAGCCGGGCGAGCTGGAGGCGGAGGCGGCGGGTGCCACCAGCGAGCGCAGCAGGAAGGCGCAGCTGGACCGGCTGGACATCAACGTGCAGATCGACGACTCCTACCTGGTGGAGGCGGGGGACCGGCAGAAGCGCTGGCAGTGCCGCATGTGCGAGAAGTCCTACACGTCCAAGTACAACCTGGTGACCCACATCCTGGGCCACAACGGCATCAAGCCGCACTCCTGCCCGCACTGCAGCAAGCTGTTCAAGCAGCCCAGCCACCTGCAGACCCACCTGCTGACCCACCAGGGCACGCGGCCCCACAAGTGCGAGGTCTGCAGCAAGGCCTTCACCCAGACCAGCCACCTGAAGCGGCACATGCTGCTGCACACCGACATCAAGCCCTACAGCTGCCGCTTCTGCGGCCGCGGCTTTGCCTACCCCAGCGAGCTGAAGGCGCACGAG GGCCCCACGCTCTACCAGTGCCTGGAGTGCAGCAAGTCCTTCCACTACCGCAGCCAGCTGCAGAACCACATGCTGAAGCACCAGAACGTCCGGCCCTTCGTTTGCACCGAGTGCGGGATGGAGTTCAGCCAGATCCACCACCTCAAGCAGCACTCGCTCACGCACAAG GGCGTGAAGGAGTTCAAGTGCGAGGTGTGCGGGCGGGAGTTCACGCTGCAGGCCAACATGAAGCGGCACATGCTGATCCACACCAGCGTCCGTCCCTACCAGTGCCACATCTGCTTCAAGACGTTCGTGCAGAAGCAGACGCTCAAGACCCACATGATTGTGCACTCGCCGGTGAAGCCGTTCAAATGCAAG GTCTGCGGGAAGTCCTTCAACCGCATGTACAACCTGCTGGGCCACATGCACCTGCACGCGGGGAGCAAGCCCTTCAAGTGTCCCTACTGCTCCAGCAAGTTCAACCTGAAGGGCAACCTGAGCCGGCACATGAAGGTCAAGCACGGGGTGATGGACATCAGCCTGGACAGCCAAG
- the ZNF710 gene encoding zinc finger protein 710 isoform X1, whose amino-acid sequence MDRFTECGTQTDAVVVLSLAQAAVLGLVSENELLGATVSPAGFFPGLGAELPDAAAAEPGEPEGEGQAAGDGQEEDALEAESSLEKHARRRKRPPVRLVPKVKCEKVEAEDEVPCQAPVPGDKESERQCGPPPREPGQEQTLQSSAVKMIDLGAFGRKPRRLRHLRRHARREPEVTEPAGAAQGGTAGALRTECPFEVGTPSPGEAEPAAPASPEAVKSEQGLAWQEPGELEAEAAGATSERSRKAQLDRLDINVQIDDSYLVEAGDRQKRWQCRMCEKSYTSKYNLVTHILGHNGIKPHSCPHCSKLFKQPSHLQTHLLTHQGTRPHKCEVCSKAFTQTSHLKRHMLLHTDIKPYSCRFCGRGFAYPSELKAHEVKHESGRCHVCVECGLDFSTLTQLKRHLSTHQGPTLYQCLECSKSFHYRSQLQNHMLKHQNVRPFVCTECGMEFSQIHHLKQHSLTHKGVKEFKCEVCGREFTLQANMKRHMLIHTSVRPYQCHICFKTFVQKQTLKTHMIVHSPVKPFKCKVCGKSFNRMYNLLGHMHLHAGSKPFKCPYCSSKFNLKGNLSRHMKVKHGVMDISLDSQDPMMDLAGADHAELDGQQEMDDFEEENSYGYGGVGNPPDEHALTEQAMKEMAYYNML is encoded by the exons ATGGATCGCTTCACCGAGTGCGGGACGCAGACGGACGCGGTGGTGGTGCTGTCGCTGGCGCAGGCTGCGGTGCTGGGCTTGGTGTCGGAGAATGAGCTGCTTGGGGCCACCGTCAGCCCCGCCGGCTTCTTCCCGGGGCTGGGAGCGGAGCTGCCGGACGCCGCCGCGGCAGAGCCCGGGGAGCCGGAGGGCGaggggcaggcggcgggggaCGGGCAGGAGGAGGACGCCTTGGAGGCAGAGAGCTCCCTGGAGAAGCACGCCCGGAGGAGGAAGCGGCCTCCGGTGAGGCTGGTGCCCAAGGTCAAGTGCGAGAAGGTGGAGGCGGAGGACGAGGTGCCGTGCCAAGCGCCCGTGCCCGGGGACAAGGAGAGCGAGCGGCAGTGCGGCCCCCCACCGCGGGAGCCCGGCCAGGAGCAGACCCTGCAGAGCAGTGCCGTGAAGATGATCGACCTCGGCGCCTTCGGCAGGAAGCCCCGGCGCCTGCGGCACCTGCGCCGGCACGCGCGCCGGGAGCCAGAGGTCACCGAGCCGGCGGGCGCAGCGCAGGGCGGCACGGCGGGGGCCCTGCGGACCGAGTGCCCCTTCGAGGTGGGCACCCCGTCCCCCGGCGAGGCAGAGCCCGCGGCGCCGGCGTCCCCCGAGGCGGTGAAGAGCGAGCAGGGCTTGGCGTGGCAGGAGCCGGGCGAGCTGGAGGCGGAGGCGGCGGGTGCCACCAGCGAGCGCAGCAGGAAGGCGCAGCTGGACCGGCTGGACATCAACGTGCAGATCGACGACTCCTACCTGGTGGAGGCGGGGGACCGGCAGAAGCGCTGGCAGTGCCGCATGTGCGAGAAGTCCTACACGTCCAAGTACAACCTGGTGACCCACATCCTGGGCCACAACGGCATCAAGCCGCACTCCTGCCCGCACTGCAGCAAGCTGTTCAAGCAGCCCAGCCACCTGCAGACCCACCTGCTGACCCACCAGGGCACGCGGCCCCACAAGTGCGAGGTCTGCAGCAAGGCCTTCACCCAGACCAGCCACCTGAAGCGGCACATGCTGCTGCACACCGACATCAAGCCCTACAGCTGCCGCTTCTGCGGCCGCGGCTTTGCCTACCCCAGCGAGCTGAAGGCGCACGAGGTGAAGCACGAGAGCGGCCGCTGCCACGTCTGCGTGGAGTGCGGGCTGGACTTCTCCACGCTCACCCAGCTGAAGCGGCACCTCTCCACGCACCAGGGCCCCACGCTCTACCAGTGCCTGGAGTGCAGCAAGTCCTTCCACTACCGCAGCCAGCTGCAGAACCACATGCTGAAGCACCAGAACGTCCGGCCCTTCGTTTGCACCGAGTGCGGGATGGAGTTCAGCCAGATCCACCACCTCAAGCAGCACTCGCTCACGCACAAG GGCGTGAAGGAGTTCAAGTGCGAGGTGTGCGGGCGGGAGTTCACGCTGCAGGCCAACATGAAGCGGCACATGCTGATCCACACCAGCGTCCGTCCCTACCAGTGCCACATCTGCTTCAAGACGTTCGTGCAGAAGCAGACGCTCAAGACCCACATGATTGTGCACTCGCCGGTGAAGCCGTTCAAATGCAAG GTCTGCGGGAAGTCCTTCAACCGCATGTACAACCTGCTGGGCCACATGCACCTGCACGCGGGGAGCAAGCCCTTCAAGTGTCCCTACTGCTCCAGCAAGTTCAACCTGAAGGGCAACCTGAGCCGGCACATGAAGGTCAAGCACGGGGTGATGGACATCAGCCTGGACAGCCAAG